A genomic segment from Dethiosulfovibrio russensis encodes:
- the rplD gene encoding 50S ribosomal protein L4, producing the protein MPSIKLVTITGESTGELSLSGNVFDVPLHVPAMHQVVVAQLANRRQGTHCTKGRGDVRGGGKKPWRQKHTGRARHGSSRSPIWVGGGVTHGPKPRNYRQKVNKKVRRLAICSALSQKIRDAQLMGFEAFSMEKPSTKIMKGLFQSLGVEKPLVIVDHRDENISMSTRNIPGADVLHVDSINVYDLLKHGHVFISAGAVKKLEEVYA; encoded by the coding sequence ATGCCGAGCATCAAGCTTGTCACTATAACCGGCGAGTCGACCGGGGAACTGTCTCTGTCCGGTAACGTCTTTGACGTTCCGCTTCACGTTCCTGCCATGCACCAGGTGGTGGTCGCTCAGCTCGCCAACAGGCGTCAAGGTACCCACTGTACCAAGGGCAGAGGCGACGTCCGCGGAGGCGGAAAGAAGCCTTGGAGGCAAAAGCACACCGGTCGTGCCCGTCACGGCAGCAGCCGTTCGCCCATCTGGGTCGGAGGCGGAGTTACTCACGGTCCCAAGCCGAGAAACTACCGTCAGAAGGTCAACAAGAAGGTTAGGAGACTCGCCATCTGCAGTGCGCTGTCTCAGAAGATCCGGGACGCCCAGTTGATGGGATTCGAGGCTTTCTCCATGGAGAAGCCCTCGACCAAGATCATGAAGGGCCTGTTTCAGTCCCTCGGGGTGGAAAAACCCCTCGTGATAGTGGATCACAGGGACGAAAACATCTCTATGTCCACGAGAAACATACCCGGAGCAGACGTCCTTCACGTGGACAGCATCAACGTCTACGACCTGTTGAAGCACGGACACGTTTTTATCAGCGCCGGTGCCGTTAAGAAGCTGGAGGAGGTGTACGCCTAA
- the rplW gene encoding 50S ribosomal protein L23 — MKLMAHDIIVRPIITEKSSRMMEDNKYTFEVHPQANKTEVRKAVETVFKVKVEKVHTLKVRSKPKRMGVFLGKSRAWKKAIVTLAEGERIEFFEGASV, encoded by the coding sequence ATGAAACTTATGGCTCACGATATCATCGTTCGGCCTATCATCACCGAGAAAAGCAGCCGTATGATGGAGGATAACAAGTACACCTTCGAGGTTCATCCCCAGGCAAACAAGACCGAGGTCCGTAAGGCCGTTGAGACGGTTTTCAAGGTCAAGGTCGAGAAGGTCCATACCCTGAAGGTCCGTTCCAAGCCCAAGAGGATGGGAGTGTTCCTGGGGAAGAGCCGGGCCTGGAAAAAGGCCATCGTTACTCTGGCTGAAGGGGAACGCATAGAGTTCTTCGAAGGCGCCAGCGTTTAG